Proteins co-encoded in one Alcanivorax sp. genomic window:
- a CDS encoding rhomboid family intramembrane serine protease → MNPPLNRPAPDASANHLKSLPWVLILLGSLLLASQFLNSGQGPQAALKWYESSGLRQLEWNNYLSWLRFNGNAEQAKTLEQTLASGNSHAYAPALFSPQFVADSEKRARDFWSQDQITQWKTLREQVPEQLAQSPQYRWGLPAAEPRPSRFFTAPFTGGPLWLTLLALLFLALIAPRLERQLGGGRILVIWLAGSLLSGAGYLLGVGIGQPPLTGAAPALMALLGAATVLSRQPITLSLPARQGDAKTVQLPFWSLAVLPLVLLVAITLAQSPMIAQLAAGLAAALGGALLALLLQPHGTQQSLSETPSAPLNPEVQQRLSHGWDALGKLESETAERHFREVLASEPHQFDALTGLFTAQLSQRPLPQDWHQTADTLFNVTTTEPGQATQIAHLWKQYRQQQCDPLPEATLWQLVTTLTQAKHFQQAEQLAMQHAEYSDEKERRKNALRYLREALRKEGLSHRAEALPQ, encoded by the coding sequence ATGAACCCACCACTGAACAGGCCAGCACCTGATGCTTCAGCCAATCACCTGAAGTCACTGCCCTGGGTGCTCATACTGCTGGGCAGCCTGCTGCTGGCCAGCCAGTTCCTCAATTCCGGGCAGGGCCCCCAGGCCGCACTCAAGTGGTATGAGAGCAGTGGGTTGCGCCAGCTGGAATGGAACAACTATTTGTCCTGGCTGCGCTTCAACGGTAACGCCGAACAAGCGAAAACCCTGGAGCAGACCCTGGCCTCAGGCAATTCCCATGCCTACGCCCCTGCCCTGTTCTCCCCGCAATTTGTCGCGGATAGCGAAAAGCGAGCAAGAGACTTCTGGTCACAGGACCAGATAACCCAGTGGAAGACCCTGCGCGAACAGGTACCGGAGCAACTCGCCCAAAGCCCGCAGTACCGCTGGGGGCTGCCCGCGGCCGAACCACGGCCATCACGCTTTTTCACCGCCCCCTTCACCGGGGGCCCCCTGTGGCTGACCCTGCTTGCCCTGTTGTTTCTCGCCCTGATAGCACCACGACTGGAACGTCAGCTCGGTGGCGGGCGAATTTTGGTGATCTGGCTGGCCGGCAGCCTGCTCAGTGGTGCAGGCTATCTGCTTGGCGTGGGCATCGGACAACCGCCTCTCACCGGGGCAGCTCCCGCCCTGATGGCTCTGCTGGGTGCGGCGACCGTCCTCTCCCGCCAGCCCATCACGCTGTCCTTGCCCGCCCGCCAGGGGGACGCAAAAACGGTGCAGCTACCATTCTGGAGCCTGGCCGTTTTACCGCTGGTGCTGCTGGTAGCCATCACTCTGGCCCAGTCTCCCATGATCGCCCAGCTGGCCGCCGGGCTGGCCGCTGCTCTTGGCGGCGCCCTGCTGGCCCTGCTGCTGCAACCCCACGGCACCCAACAGTCCCTGAGCGAAACCCCCAGCGCCCCGCTCAATCCGGAAGTACAACAACGGTTGAGCCATGGTTGGGACGCGTTGGGAAAACTGGAAAGTGAAACCGCCGAACGTCATTTCCGGGAAGTGCTGGCCAGCGAGCCTCATCAGTTCGATGCCCTCACCGGTTTGTTCACCGCGCAACTCTCGCAACGACCGCTACCCCAGGACTGGCATCAAACCGCTGACACACTGTTCAACGTCACCACCACGGAGCCCGGGCAAGCCACCCAGATCGCGCACCTGTGGAAACAGTACCGCCAGCAACAGTGCGACCCCCTCCCCGAAGCCACCCTGTGGCAATTGGTCACCACGCTGACCCAGGCAAAGCACTTCCAGCAGGCGGAACAGCTTGCCATGCAGCATGCCGAGTACTCTGATGAAAAGGAACGCCGCAAAAACGCACTGCGGTACCTGCGGGAGGCACTGCGCAAGGAAGGGCTGAGCCACCGTGCCGAGGCCTTGCCGCAATGA
- the sulP gene encoding sulfate permease, producing MKLPSWLGAAQWLPGYNRQTAAQDGVAAIIVTIMLIPQSLAYAMLAGLPPEVGLYASILPLVAYALFGSSRTLAVGPVAVASLMTAAAASEIAAAGTTQYLTAAILLATLSGGFLVLMALFRLGWIANLLSHPVVSGFITASGILIAASQLKHLLGVPLSGHNLYELSLSLLAHRDQIHWTTLILGGSATAFLFWVRRAFKPLLLNIGFSPFWADLTSKAGPVLAVVVTTVITAWLRLDKDGLAIVGDIPGGLPGLVMPSLDMTLWQQLLVPAILISLIGFVESISVAQTLAAKRRQRINPDQELMGLGTANLASAFSGGFPVTGGFSRSVVNFDAGARTPMAGVFTAAGIALTALFLTGLFAFLPKATLAATIVVAVLSLVDIPTLKHTWHFSRLDFTAMLITVLGVLGFGVETGVMAGVISSLALYLYRTNQPHVAEIGQVPGTEHFRNVQRHDVRVSPRVLSLRIDEALYFANIRRLEDQIYDAALQRPQTEHVILNGAAINHLDASAVEGLLSLDQRLHDAGLTLHFSEIKGPVMDQLKRARLPEQLSGNIYLSHFKALEDLAPDCLEKASHDLQGNNTPVS from the coding sequence ATGAAACTCCCCTCATGGTTGGGCGCCGCCCAGTGGCTCCCCGGCTACAACCGGCAGACTGCGGCGCAGGACGGTGTGGCGGCGATCATCGTTACCATCATGTTGATCCCCCAGAGTCTGGCCTATGCCATGCTGGCGGGCCTGCCACCGGAGGTGGGGCTGTATGCCAGCATCCTGCCACTGGTGGCCTACGCCCTGTTTGGCTCCAGCCGCACCCTGGCCGTGGGACCGGTGGCGGTGGCCTCCCTGATGACCGCTGCTGCGGCCAGCGAGATTGCTGCCGCAGGCACCACCCAGTACCTCACCGCCGCCATCCTGCTGGCCACCCTGTCCGGCGGTTTTCTGGTATTGATGGCCCTGTTCAGACTGGGCTGGATTGCCAATCTGCTATCCCATCCCGTGGTCAGCGGTTTTATCACCGCGTCCGGGATCCTGATTGCCGCCAGCCAGCTCAAGCACCTGCTCGGGGTCCCACTCAGCGGTCATAACCTTTATGAACTGAGTCTCTCCCTCCTTGCTCACAGGGATCAAATTCACTGGACCACCCTCATTCTGGGCGGCTCCGCCACCGCGTTCCTGTTCTGGGTCCGCAGGGCCTTCAAACCCTTGCTATTGAACATCGGCTTTTCGCCCTTCTGGGCAGACCTGACCAGCAAGGCCGGTCCGGTGCTGGCGGTGGTTGTTACCACCGTGATCACGGCGTGGCTCAGGTTGGACAAGGACGGGTTGGCCATCGTCGGTGACATCCCCGGGGGGCTGCCAGGGCTGGTGATGCCCTCGCTGGACATGACCCTGTGGCAACAACTGCTGGTCCCCGCCATCCTGATCAGCCTGATCGGTTTTGTGGAATCCATTTCCGTGGCCCAGACCCTGGCCGCCAAGCGCCGCCAGCGCATCAACCCGGACCAGGAATTGATGGGGCTGGGCACGGCCAATCTGGCCAGCGCTTTCAGCGGCGGCTTCCCGGTCACTGGCGGCTTCTCGCGCTCAGTGGTGAACTTCGATGCGGGCGCCCGAACCCCCATGGCAGGGGTCTTCACGGCCGCCGGCATTGCCTTGACGGCCCTGTTCCTCACCGGGCTGTTCGCGTTTCTCCCCAAGGCCACTCTGGCGGCCACCATCGTGGTGGCGGTGTTGTCCCTGGTCGACATCCCCACCCTGAAACATACCTGGCATTTTTCCAGACTGGACTTTACTGCCATGCTCATCACCGTTTTGGGGGTGCTGGGGTTTGGCGTGGAAACCGGCGTCATGGCCGGGGTTATCAGTTCACTGGCGCTCTATCTGTACCGTACCAATCAGCCCCATGTGGCAGAGATTGGTCAGGTGCCCGGCACCGAACATTTTCGCAACGTGCAGCGCCATGACGTCAGGGTGTCCCCACGGGTTCTCAGCCTGCGTATTGATGAAGCGCTCTACTTCGCCAACATCCGTCGCCTGGAAGACCAGATTTACGATGCCGCCCTGCAGCGCCCCCAGACCGAACACGTGATCCTCAATGGCGCCGCCATCAATCACCTGGACGCCAGCGCCGTGGAAGGATTGCTCAGTCTTGACCAACGGCTGCATGACGCCGGACTTACCCTGCACTTTTCCGAGATCAAGGGGCCGGTAATGGATCAATTGAAACGGGCCAGGTTGCCCGAACAGCTCAGTGGCAATATCTACCTGAGCCATTTCAAGGCCCTTGAAGACCTGGCACCTGATTGTCTGGAAAAGGCCAGCCATGACTTGCAAGGCAACAATACGCCGGTAAGCTGA
- a CDS encoding PhoH family protein has product MDTPLASQHIRLEPNDSRRLASLCGHLDEHIKQIAHRLHVDIHNRGNQFHLSGEPDLVEAAGTILSDLYDQTSDGTELTPEMVHLHLQQSSVAEKTAGNIADNTVPFPADDVVIRTRRVKIKPRGAHQRDYVKCVQKYDINFGIGPAGTGKTWLAVACAVDALEKAEVQRILLVRPAVEAGEKLGFLPGDLAEKIDPYLRPLYDALYEMLGFEKVAKLMDRMVIEVAPLAYMRGRTLNNSFVILDEAQNTTPEQMKMFLTRIGFGTRAVITGDVTQVDLPRHQRSGLVNTLEVLEDVKGIGVTRFDSKDVVRHPLVQRIVEAYDRHERDSENDR; this is encoded by the coding sequence TTGGACACACCACTCGCTTCACAGCATATCCGTCTCGAACCCAACGATTCCCGTCGCCTGGCCAGCCTGTGCGGTCATCTGGATGAACATATCAAGCAGATTGCCCATCGGCTGCATGTGGATATCCATAACCGCGGCAACCAGTTTCACCTTTCCGGCGAACCGGACCTGGTGGAAGCCGCCGGCACCATTCTTTCTGATCTTTATGACCAGACCAGCGACGGCACAGAGCTGACCCCGGAAATGGTGCATCTGCACCTGCAACAATCCAGCGTGGCCGAGAAAACTGCCGGCAATATCGCGGACAATACCGTGCCTTTCCCCGCCGATGACGTGGTGATCCGCACCCGCCGGGTGAAAATCAAACCCCGCGGGGCTCACCAGCGCGATTACGTCAAATGCGTGCAGAAGTACGATATCAATTTCGGTATCGGTCCGGCCGGTACCGGCAAGACCTGGCTGGCGGTGGCCTGTGCGGTGGACGCACTGGAAAAGGCAGAGGTACAACGCATCCTGCTGGTTCGCCCGGCGGTAGAGGCCGGCGAGAAGCTGGGCTTCCTGCCTGGCGATCTGGCCGAAAAGATCGATCCCTATCTGCGCCCGCTCTATGACGCCCTCTACGAAATGCTCGGCTTCGAAAAGGTCGCCAAGCTGATGGATCGCATGGTGATCGAAGTCGCACCGCTGGCTTACATGCGTGGCCGCACCCTGAACAACAGCTTCGTGATTCTGGATGAAGCCCAGAACACCACCCCGGAACAGATGAAGATGTTCCTCACCCGCATCGGTTTCGGCACCCGCGCTGTGATCACCGGTGATGTGACCCAGGTGGATCTGCCCCGCCATCAGCGTTCCGGTCTGGTCAATACACTGGAAGTGCTGGAAGACGTAAAAGGCATTGGCGTCACCCGTTTCGACAGCAAGGATGTGGTTCGCCACCCCCTGGTTCAACGCATTGTAGAGGCCTACGACCGTCATGAGCGGGACAGTGAAAACGACCGTTGA
- the ybeY gene encoding rRNA maturation RNase YbeY, which yields MSGTVKTTVEIQWATDSPDAPDDPQLTRWAQHAARLAGNARGEITLRIVSADEIRELNRDYRGKDKPTNVLSFPFEMPEGLPADAMEPLLGDIIICDSVVRQEANEQHKTLQAHWAHMVTHGVLHLLGYDHIDDDDATVMEALEIRALAEQGFADPYAGTTDNTTEQAP from the coding sequence ATGAGCGGGACAGTGAAAACGACCGTTGAGATCCAGTGGGCCACGGATTCACCGGATGCCCCCGATGACCCGCAGTTAACCCGCTGGGCGCAACACGCTGCCCGGCTGGCCGGCAATGCCCGGGGCGAAATCACCCTGCGTATTGTCAGCGCTGACGAGATTCGCGAACTAAACCGTGACTACCGAGGCAAGGACAAGCCCACCAATGTGCTCTCCTTCCCGTTCGAGATGCCGGAAGGACTGCCCGCTGATGCGATGGAACCTCTACTTGGCGATATCATCATCTGTGACAGCGTGGTGCGCCAGGAAGCCAATGAACAGCACAAAACCCTGCAGGCACACTGGGCTCATATGGTGACCCATGGTGTACTGCACTTGCTGGGCTACGACCACATTGACGATGACGACGCCACCGTCATGGAAGCCCTGGAAATTCGCGCCCTGGCCGAACAGGGGTTCGCCGACCCCTACGCCGGGACAACAGACAACACAACGGAGCAAGCCCCCTGA
- a CDS encoding FAD/NAD(P)-binding oxidoreductase, which produces MPLDDSALWDVVIVGGGAAGLAAAASLLKRKPGLTLAIVEPSDRHYYQPAWTLVGGGCFNPTDTCRSTASLIPANAKWIRSRVTRLLPQQSQVELENGQHLSYRSLVVAPGLELNWGAIAGLEATLGKNGVTSNYRYDLAPYTWECVQALKQGRALFTQPAMPIKCAGAPQKAMYLSCHHWEEQGCLGQIEVHFHNTGGVLFGVSDFVPPLMEYVKRYNAQLHFTSELIAVDGPARTATFRDTNENGESRERSEAFDMLHVVPPQRAPAFVRNSELANQAGWVAVDEATLQHPHYPNVFSLGDACGASNAKTAAAVRKQAPVVAENLLAHLDKRPLSAGYAGYGACPLTVEKGKVVLAEFGYGGKLQPSFPLNPAVARTSMWWLKRYAMPRIYFSMMLKGHEWLARPEKR; this is translated from the coding sequence ATGCCACTGGATGACTCTGCGCTCTGGGATGTGGTGATCGTAGGCGGTGGGGCGGCGGGTCTGGCTGCCGCCGCCAGCCTGCTCAAGCGCAAGCCGGGCCTGACTCTCGCCATTGTCGAGCCCAGCGATCGACACTATTACCAACCGGCCTGGACGCTGGTGGGTGGCGGCTGCTTCAACCCCACCGATACCTGTCGCTCCACCGCCTCACTGATTCCGGCCAACGCCAAATGGATCCGCAGCCGGGTCACCCGTTTGCTGCCACAACAAAGTCAGGTGGAACTGGAAAATGGACAACACCTGAGTTATCGCAGCCTGGTGGTCGCACCGGGACTGGAGCTGAACTGGGGTGCCATCGCCGGTTTGGAAGCAACCCTGGGCAAGAACGGGGTGACCAGCAACTACCGTTATGATCTGGCGCCCTACACCTGGGAGTGCGTACAGGCACTGAAACAGGGCCGCGCCCTTTTTACCCAGCCCGCCATGCCTATCAAGTGCGCCGGTGCGCCACAGAAAGCCATGTACCTGTCCTGCCACCACTGGGAGGAACAGGGTTGCCTGGGACAAATTGAAGTGCACTTCCATAACACCGGCGGTGTACTGTTCGGCGTGTCCGACTTTGTGCCGCCGCTGATGGAATACGTGAAGCGCTACAACGCCCAGCTCCACTTCACCAGTGAACTGATTGCCGTGGACGGCCCCGCACGGACCGCCACCTTCCGCGACACCAACGAAAACGGCGAAAGCCGGGAACGCAGCGAAGCCTTCGACATGTTGCATGTGGTGCCGCCGCAACGCGCCCCGGCCTTCGTGCGCAACAGTGAACTGGCCAACCAGGCCGGCTGGGTTGCCGTGGACGAAGCCACCCTGCAACACCCCCACTACCCCAACGTTTTCAGCCTGGGTGACGCCTGCGGCGCCAGCAACGCCAAGACTGCCGCGGCGGTGCGCAAGCAAGCCCCGGTGGTGGCCGAGAACCTGCTCGCGCACCTGGACAAGCGCCCCCTGAGCGCCGGCTATGCCGGTTACGGCGCCTGTCCACTCACCGTGGAGAAAGGCAAAGTCGTGCTGGCGGAATTTGGCTACGGCGGCAAACTGCAACCCAGCTTCCCGCTCAACCCGGCCGTTGCCCGGACCAGCATGTGGTGGCTGAAGCGCTACGCCATGCCCCGTATCTATTTCAGCATGATGTTGAAAGGGCATGAATGGCTGGCCAGACCGGAAAAGCGTTGA
- a CDS encoding B-box zinc finger protein, whose translation MNRFCKYHPGTEALWFCEHDGLHLCQQCVDGQGDNYIEARCLICNQSVAPAGREDRVPLWQQLDHIVRFPLHLPLLPAMLIWAVVAALIPPLPGLFVFAVLGGLPVAGFAQAAMASKTQPRRQHQRSRLPGWQDLSSGAGWKGALLQAAPVALLLTPAMALMVWVSVMAGLLLGGVAMLLIPAFWLSIQVKGAQPGSYAAALTYVFSAPRDYLVVALMGALAWLSSVAVVMVVMDVLPGPLTQAVAGGMAAYWWLVMAAGCGAMLQNHGRLWGLNPGAARVTLSLAERRQRVLLCAGRFDKVLLSSAKVVKSKKATLADWQRYDRLLAIQGKDDERQQQVEPYLDAVVAAGDWPTALQLLTEQRQRDAGWLPAGPAIRLALAEGLYDLAPRMVVNLLKDLHQSAPDFSGLGEAYLLLAKTLKEQFDLSGKAEQYLRFVEHHCQSAKLRMQVNELRQAWAA comes from the coding sequence GTGAATCGCTTTTGCAAGTACCATCCGGGCACTGAGGCGCTTTGGTTCTGCGAGCATGATGGCTTGCATCTGTGTCAGCAATGTGTGGATGGCCAGGGGGATAATTACATTGAGGCGCGCTGTCTGATCTGCAACCAGTCCGTTGCGCCGGCCGGGCGGGAGGACAGGGTTCCGTTATGGCAGCAGCTGGACCACATTGTGCGCTTTCCCCTGCACCTGCCCCTGCTACCTGCAATGCTGATCTGGGCAGTGGTGGCGGCGCTGATTCCGCCGTTGCCGGGGCTGTTTGTGTTCGCCGTACTTGGCGGTCTGCCGGTGGCAGGCTTTGCCCAGGCGGCCATGGCCAGCAAGACCCAGCCCCGCCGTCAGCACCAGCGATCCCGGCTGCCGGGATGGCAGGATCTTTCCAGCGGGGCGGGCTGGAAAGGCGCACTGCTTCAGGCGGCGCCGGTGGCGTTACTGCTGACACCTGCCATGGCCTTGATGGTATGGGTGTCAGTCATGGCCGGGTTGTTGCTGGGGGGAGTCGCCATGCTGCTGATTCCCGCGTTCTGGCTCTCCATTCAGGTCAAGGGGGCACAACCGGGCTCCTACGCGGCCGCGCTCACCTACGTTTTTTCCGCGCCCCGTGATTATCTGGTAGTGGCCCTGATGGGAGCGCTGGCCTGGTTGAGCAGTGTGGCGGTGGTCATGGTGGTCATGGATGTGCTGCCGGGGCCACTCACCCAGGCGGTGGCAGGAGGAATGGCGGCTTACTGGTGGCTGGTCATGGCGGCGGGGTGTGGCGCCATGCTGCAAAACCATGGCCGGCTCTGGGGGCTGAACCCGGGCGCTGCGCGGGTGACCCTGTCGTTAGCGGAACGCCGTCAGCGGGTGCTGCTTTGCGCTGGCCGTTTTGACAAGGTGCTGCTGTCATCGGCCAAGGTGGTCAAAAGCAAAAAGGCCACGCTGGCTGACTGGCAGCGCTATGACCGCTTGCTGGCCATCCAGGGCAAGGACGATGAGCGCCAGCAGCAAGTGGAACCTTATCTGGATGCTGTGGTGGCCGCGGGGGATTGGCCAACGGCCTTGCAGCTGCTTACTGAACAGCGTCAGCGTGATGCTGGCTGGCTGCCCGCAGGGCCGGCAATCCGACTGGCCCTTGCCGAGGGGCTCTATGATCTGGCGCCCCGAATGGTGGTGAATCTGCTCAAGGATCTGCACCAGAGCGCGCCGGATTTTTCCGGTCTGGGCGAAGCCTACCTGTTGCTGGCAAAAACCCTGAAAGAGCAGTTTGATCTGTCCGGCAAGGCAGAGCAGTACCTTCGATTTGTGGAGCACCATTGCCAGAGTGCCAAGCTACGCATGCAGGTAAACGAGCTGCGCCAGGCGTGGGCAGCGTAG
- a CDS encoding MBL fold metallo-hydrolase, producing MSRPEVKAFFDHDTNTVSYVVTDPQTGHCAIVDSVLDYAPNSGRTSHGSAQQIVDYVKQKNLTVEWMLETHVHADHLSAAPWIQEQLGGKLAIGEHIRTVQETFGKVFNAGTEFARDGRQFDHLFKDGDTYKVGSLEARAIHTPGHTPACMSHVIGDAVFVGDTLFMPDYGTARCDFPGGDARTLYQSIQKLLALPDETRMFLCHDYLPDNRSDFVWETTVGDQRQHNIHVHEGISEDEFVDMRESRDATLDMPRLILPSVQVNMRAGHLPPEEDNGVSYLKIPLNAL from the coding sequence ATGTCACGCCCAGAAGTCAAAGCGTTCTTTGATCACGACACCAACACCGTCAGTTACGTAGTGACCGATCCGCAAACCGGTCACTGCGCCATTGTCGATTCCGTGCTGGATTACGCGCCCAATTCCGGACGTACCAGCCACGGCAGCGCGCAACAGATTGTCGATTACGTCAAGCAGAAGAATCTCACCGTTGAATGGATGCTGGAAACCCACGTCCATGCCGACCACCTTTCCGCGGCCCCCTGGATTCAGGAACAGCTGGGCGGCAAGCTGGCCATTGGTGAGCATATCCGCACCGTGCAGGAAACCTTCGGCAAGGTGTTCAATGCCGGTACCGAGTTTGCCCGCGACGGCCGCCAGTTCGACCACCTGTTCAAGGATGGCGACACCTACAAGGTGGGTAGCCTGGAAGCCCGCGCCATTCATACCCCCGGCCATACCCCGGCTTGCATGAGCCATGTGATCGGCGACGCCGTGTTCGTCGGCGACACCCTGTTCATGCCGGACTACGGCACTGCCCGCTGTGACTTCCCCGGCGGCGATGCACGCACCCTGTACCAGTCCATCCAGAAGCTGCTGGCCCTGCCCGATGAGACCCGCATGTTCCTGTGCCACGACTACCTGCCGGATAACCGCAGCGACTTCGTCTGGGAAACGACTGTGGGTGACCAGCGTCAGCACAACATCCATGTCCATGAGGGCATCAGCGAAGATGAGTTCGTCGATATGCGCGAAAGCCGCGATGCCACTCTGGATATGCCGCGCCTGATCCTGCCCTCAGTCCAGGTCAACATGCGCGCCGGCCACCTTCCCCCCGAGGAAGACAACGGCGTCAGCTACCTGAAAATTCCCCTGAACGCATTGTAA
- a CDS encoding transporter associated domain-containing protein, with protein MSDDYSDNGTSRSWLERVGQFFSSTPGDRSELLDLMRSMRDSDVIDGDTLGIIEGAVCVADMQVREIMIPRSQMVSIRSSSDPRDFLPTIIDCAHSRFPVLGEDPDEVIGILLAKDLLPLILEPARMDRFAIKDHIRSAMVVPESKRLDSLLREFRISRNHMAIVVNEYGGVAGLVTIEDVLEQIVGEIEDEHDIEEDDYLIKDLDHDEYTVKALTPIDDFNEHFDCEFSDEEFDTIGGLVMQKFGRLPGRDESVDLDGYRFTVLSADGRTIRLLRVTPPGENNNEPTTEQAST; from the coding sequence ATGTCAGACGATTATTCGGATAACGGTACCAGCCGAAGTTGGTTGGAGCGTGTCGGCCAGTTTTTCTCTTCCACACCGGGCGACCGGTCAGAACTGCTGGACCTGATGCGCTCCATGCGCGACAGCGACGTTATTGACGGAGACACCCTCGGCATCATTGAAGGGGCGGTTTGCGTCGCCGACATGCAGGTGCGGGAGATCATGATCCCGCGTTCGCAGATGGTCAGCATCCGCTCCAGCTCCGACCCCCGCGACTTTCTGCCCACCATTATCGATTGTGCCCACTCCCGATTCCCGGTCCTGGGGGAAGACCCGGATGAAGTCATCGGCATCCTGCTGGCCAAGGATCTGCTACCGCTGATCCTTGAACCCGCCCGTATGGACCGTTTCGCCATCAAGGATCACATCCGATCCGCTATGGTAGTACCGGAATCCAAGCGTCTCGATTCCCTGCTGCGTGAATTTCGTATCAGCCGCAATCACATGGCCATCGTGGTCAATGAATACGGTGGCGTGGCCGGTCTGGTCACCATTGAAGATGTGCTGGAACAGATCGTCGGCGAAATCGAGGACGAACACGACATTGAAGAAGACGACTACCTGATCAAGGACCTGGATCACGACGAATACACCGTCAAGGCACTGACGCCCATCGACGACTTCAACGAACATTTTGACTGCGAATTCAGCGACGAAGAATTCGACACCATCGGGGGATTGGTGATGCAGAAGTTCGGACGCCTGCCGGGCCGCGATGAAAGCGTGGACCTGGATGGCTACCGCTTCACCGTACTCAGTGCCGATGGCAGAACCATACGACTGTTGCGCGTGACACCGCCGGGGGAAAACAATAATGAACCCACCACTGAACAGGCCAGCACCTGA
- the lnt gene encoding apolipoprotein N-acyltransferase, giving the protein MRDRLLALIAGLLFPLAFAPYELWPLAFVSIAAGFYCHQHAGSAREALLRGWLYGLGMFGFGISWVHVSMHDYGFMPLWMAIPFTALFAAFLALFYGISFSLSWRLGRSALVFAGAWLLLDWVRGWLLTGFPWLYAGYSLIDTPFAPLAPLGGVWLLTLVTTLLASTLVQLCTPGKQRWLAAGLSACVLILTGIAHTLTFTQPSGAEQKVALVQGNIPQDLKWQISMRERTREIYQDLTQTIPDGYLVIWPESALTEFYQTITDVVEQQGEALQARGGGFITGIPWRTLDNDGITYRNSIAAIPLKTAAGHERVYHKQKLVPFGEYVPMQSLIRGLIPFFDLPMSGFTPGDPAQRNLTALGHTIAPFICYEILYPEQVATRSHGADALITISNDAWFGTSAGPLQHFQMARMRALETGRWLLRGTNNGVTAVIDHHGKVVDALPQFERDVLLSQYQPRQGTTPFMATGVWPWLLLALAMVLAGSRFCIRE; this is encoded by the coding sequence ATGCGTGATCGTCTGCTGGCCCTGATTGCCGGCCTGCTCTTTCCCCTGGCGTTTGCTCCCTACGAACTGTGGCCGCTGGCGTTCGTCAGTATCGCCGCCGGGTTCTACTGCCATCAGCACGCTGGCTCCGCCCGTGAAGCCCTGCTGCGGGGGTGGCTCTACGGATTGGGCATGTTTGGCTTCGGCATCAGCTGGGTGCATGTCTCCATGCATGATTACGGCTTCATGCCGCTGTGGATGGCCATTCCCTTTACCGCCCTGTTCGCCGCTTTCCTGGCCCTGTTCTACGGCATCAGTTTTTCCCTCAGCTGGCGACTGGGCCGCTCGGCACTGGTCTTTGCCGGTGCCTGGCTGCTGCTGGACTGGGTGCGCGGCTGGTTGCTCACCGGCTTTCCCTGGCTCTATGCCGGCTACAGCCTGATTGATACCCCCTTTGCGCCCCTGGCCCCCCTTGGCGGAGTCTGGCTACTGACACTGGTAACCACCCTGCTGGCCAGCACCCTGGTACAGCTGTGCACACCCGGCAAGCAACGCTGGCTGGCGGCGGGCCTGTCGGCATGTGTCCTGATACTTACCGGCATTGCGCACACCCTGACCTTTACCCAGCCCAGCGGGGCCGAGCAGAAAGTGGCGCTGGTTCAGGGCAACATTCCCCAGGACCTGAAATGGCAGATTTCCATGCGCGAACGCACCCGCGAGATCTACCAGGATCTGACCCAGACCATCCCCGATGGCTACCTGGTGATCTGGCCAGAATCCGCCCTCACCGAGTTCTACCAAACCATCACGGACGTGGTTGAGCAGCAGGGAGAGGCCCTGCAGGCCCGGGGCGGCGGTTTTATCACCGGCATTCCCTGGCGCACCCTGGATAATGACGGCATCACCTATCGCAACAGCATCGCCGCCATTCCGCTCAAAACGGCCGCGGGCCATGAACGGGTCTATCACAAGCAGAAACTGGTGCCGTTCGGTGAGTATGTACCGATGCAATCACTGATCCGCGGGCTGATCCCGTTCTTCGATCTGCCCATGTCCGGCTTTACGCCGGGAGACCCGGCGCAACGCAACCTCACCGCCCTGGGGCACACCATCGCCCCCTTTATCTGTTACGAGATTCTCTACCCCGAGCAGGTCGCCACCCGCAGCCACGGTGCCGACGCCCTGATCACCATCAGCAACGACGCCTGGTTCGGCACCTCGGCCGGCCCCCTGCAGCACTTCCAGATGGCCAGGATGCGGGCGCTGGAAACCGGGCGCTGGTTGCTGCGCGGCACCAACAATGGCGTCACTGCGGTGATCGACCATCACGGCAAGGTGGTGGATGCCCTGCCCCAGTTCGAGCGCGATGTACTGCTCAGCCAGTATCAGCCCCGACAGGGCACCACTCCGTTCATGGCCACGGGTGTCTGGCCCTGGCTGTTACTGGCACTGGCCATGGTGCTGGCGGGATCGCGATTCTGTATCAGGGAATAA